A single genomic interval of Helianthus annuus cultivar XRQ/B chromosome 13, HanXRQr2.0-SUNRISE, whole genome shotgun sequence harbors:
- the LOC110897968 gene encoding silicon efflux transporter LSI2 produces the protein MAMAPTIKVVLGSIAFGVFWVLAVFPAVPFMPIGRTAGSLLGAMLMVLFQVLTPDQAYESIDLPILGLLFGTMVVSVYLERADMFKYLGKLLSWKSKGPKDLLCRICLISAISSAFFTNDTSCVVLTEFVLKIARQQNLPPHPFLLALASSANIGSAATPIGNPQNLVIAVQSKIPFGKFLFGIVAAMLVGICVNALILLCMFWKVLSVQKDEEEPPMEVTPEEDVNSHRFSPATMSHLTSENSHDLNAYHEAMNSHSLPSVSGHIDANTLRNRVLGSGDNEILKDVNGTKDVLENGSLQKNDEKVGSKTPSMNGFAKESSDLGLEDIDEKSAKWKLILWKIGVYVITVGMLVSFLAELNMSWTAITAAMALVVLDFKDARPCLEKVSYSLLVFFCGMFVTVEGFNRTGIPSAIWDFMEPYAEIDKVSGVAVLAIVIVVLSNLASNVPTVLLLGSRVAAAAATISPEKERKAWLILAWVSTVAGNLSLLGSAANLIVCEQARRAQHCGYNLTFWAHLKFGVPSTIIVTAIGLTLIRA, from the exons ATGGCTATGGCTCCTACTATCAAAGTGGTTCTAGGCTCGATTGCGTTTGGTGTATTTTGGGTTTTGGCTGTTTTTCCTGCTGTCCCTTTCATGCCCATTGGAAGAACAGCAGGGTCACTACTTGGTGCCATGCTCATGGTTCTTTTTCAAGTCTTAACACCTGATCAAGCGTATGAATCTATCGATCTTCCAATTCTTGGTCTTCTGTTTGGGACAATGGTTGTAAGTGTTTATCTTGAAAGAGCTGATATGTTCAAATACTTAGGTAAGTTGCTATCATGGAAAAGCAAAGGACCTAAAGATTTGCTTTGTCGAATCTGCTTAATTTCCGCAATTTCGAGTGCTTTTTTCACCAACGACACGTCATGTGTTGTGTTAACTGAGTTTGTACTCAAAATTGCTAGACAACAAAACCTCCCACCCCATCCTTTCCTATTAGCACTTGCTTCAAGTGCAAATATTGGATCGGCTGCTACACCGATTGGTAACCCTCAAAATTTGGTTATAGCAGTTCAAAGCAAGATACCATTTGGGAAATTCTTGTTTGGGATTGTGGCAGCAATGCTGGTGGGCATTTGTGTAAATGCTTTGATTCTTTTATGCATGTTTTGGAAGGTGTTATCTGTTCAGAAGGATGAAGAAGAACCTCCAATGGAGGTAACCCCCGAAGAAGATGTTAATTCGCATAGGTTTTCGCCGGCTACAATGTCACATCTTACTTCAGAAAATTCTCATGATCTTAATGCTTATCATGAAGCCATGAATAGTCACAGCCTTCCAAGTGTTAGTGGACACATAGATGCTAATACTCTTAGGAACCGCGTACTTGGTTCCGGTGACAATGAAATTTTAAAAGATGTAAATGGCACGAAAGATGTTTTGGAAAACGGATCATTGCAGAAGAATGATGAAAAAGTTGGTTCAAAGACTCCATCCATGAACGGGTTCGCGAAAGAGAGTTCTGATTTGGGTTTGGAGGATATTGATGAGAAGTCTGCTAAATGGAAGTTGATATTATGGAAGATAGGAGTTTATGTTATTACAGTAGGAATGTTGGTTTCTTTTCTGGCAGAACTAAACATGTCATGGACTGCCATTACAGCTGCAATGGCTCTTGTGGTTCTTGATTTCAAGGATGCTAGACCATGCTTAGAAAAG GTTTCTTATTCACTATTGGTATTCTTTTGCGGGATGTTTGTCACCGTTGAAGGCTTCAATAGAACAGGAATCCCGAGTGCAATATGGGACTTTATGGAACCTTATGCCGAAATTGATAAAGTTAGTGGTGTGGCGGTTCTTGCAATTGTGATAGTTGTTCTATCAAATCTGGCTTCGAATGTGCCAACAG tatTGTTGCTTGGATCAAGGGTGGCAGCAGCGGCTGCTACTATATCACcagaaaaagagagaaaagcatGGCTGATATTGGCCTGGGTGAGCACTGTAGCCGGGAATCTGTCACTACTCGGGTCAGCCGCTAACCTGATCGTGTGTGAACAAGCTCGCAGGGCTCAACACTGTGGCTACAATCTTACGTTTTGGGCTCATCTTAAGTTTGGTGTTCCTTCTACTATTATAGTTACAGCTATTGGCTTGACACTTATTAGGGCATAA